The following are from one region of the Desulfonatronum thioautotrophicum genome:
- a CDS encoding YebC/PmpR family DNA-binding transcriptional regulator — translation MAGHSKWKNIQARKSVQDKKRGKIFTKVTKEIMLAARQGGGDPDINARLRTAIAAAKAVNLPKDKIDTAMKKGTGELGGEALDEITYEGYGPGGVAILVDAATDNRNRTVADVRHIFSKSGGNLGESGCVGWMFDKKGVFTFGRADHSDEQLLEIGLEAGVEDIREDGDAWEVSTSQEHFQAVQEAYASAGLTPLSEEVTMVPQTLVPVDVETGRKVIRLMEALEDYDDVQNVYVNCDFPEELMQDE, via the coding sequence TAAATGGAAGAACATTCAGGCGCGCAAATCCGTACAGGACAAGAAGCGGGGCAAGATCTTCACCAAGGTGACCAAGGAAATCATGCTCGCGGCCAGGCAGGGCGGCGGAGATCCGGACATCAACGCCCGGCTGCGCACGGCCATTGCCGCGGCCAAGGCCGTGAATCTGCCCAAGGACAAGATCGACACGGCCATGAAAAAGGGGACCGGCGAACTGGGCGGCGAGGCCCTGGACGAGATCACCTACGAGGGCTACGGGCCCGGCGGAGTGGCCATTCTCGTGGACGCGGCCACGGATAACCGCAACCGTACCGTCGCTGACGTGCGACACATTTTTTCCAAGAGTGGCGGAAACCTGGGTGAATCCGGATGCGTAGGATGGATGTTCGACAAGAAGGGTGTCTTCACCTTTGGCCGGGCTGATCACTCCGACGAACAGCTTTTGGAAATCGGACTGGAAGCCGGAGTGGAGGACATTCGCGAAGACGGGGATGCTTGGGAGGTCAGCACGTCCCAGGAACATTTCCAGGCGGTTCAGGAAGCGTATGCCTCGGCTGGATTGACTCCGCTGAGCGAGGAGGTAACCATGGTTCCGCAAACCCTGGTCCCGGTAGATGTAGAAACCGGGCGCAAGGTTATCCGACTGATGGAAGCCCTCGAAGACTACGACGACGTCCAGAATGTGTACGTCAATTGCGATTTTCCCGAAGAACTGATGCAGGATGAATAA